A section of the Arabiibacter massiliensis genome encodes:
- a CDS encoding hydrogenase maturation nickel metallochaperone HypA has protein sequence MHEMALVHGVVDAVLEHAEVIGAREVTAVHLTIGEGRDVVESFMQGLFAFLARGTVAERAELVVNRTPYAVRCNQCAAVFPINVRDSSTWKCPQCGVERDYQLHTGMEFMINDIQIVKDAPLVNAG, from the coding sequence ATGCATGAGATGGCATTGGTGCACGGGGTGGTCGACGCGGTGCTCGAGCACGCGGAAGTCATCGGCGCGAGGGAAGTGACGGCGGTTCATCTCACCATCGGCGAGGGCCGCGACGTCGTCGAGAGCTTCATGCAGGGGCTGTTCGCGTTCCTGGCGCGCGGCACCGTGGCCGAGCGCGCGGAGCTCGTCGTCAACCGCACGCCCTACGCGGTGCGCTGCAACCAGTGCGCCGCCGTCTTTCCTATAAATGTGCGCGACTCGTCCACATGGAAGTGTCCGCAGTGCGGGGTCGAGCGCGACTACCAGCTTCATACGGGTATGGAGTTCATGATCAACGACATACAGATAGTCAAAGACGCCCCGCTCGTGAACGCGGGTTAG
- a CDS encoding Fic family protein yields the protein MYLHEHTDWTRFSWDAAELAPLLCEASFARGELRGLMEHVGFQLEAEMEVDALAGEVVASSLIEGVELDAAKVRSSVSRQLGLEEPGAVDDTRDVDGVVSVMMDATRNCDAPLMRERLCGWHNALFPTGYSGLRRIAVARFRERPMSVVSGPVGREKVHFRAPEAERVGGLMDEFLAWFDVDSPEDPLVKAGIAHLWFLTIHPFDDGNGRIARALTEMLLARADRSPRRYYSMARHVLSHREGYYAALERAQKGTSDATEWLAWFLRALTASIEESACAVRGALERETFWKSLEGVPLNERQRSMLSRLKGGFEGKLTSRKWAKMCKVSPDTALRDINDLVEKGVLEREAGGGRSTSYAVRPLS from the coding sequence ATGTACCTTCACGAACATACCGACTGGACGCGATTCTCCTGGGATGCCGCCGAGCTGGCCCCGCTTCTGTGTGAGGCGAGCTTCGCGCGCGGCGAGCTGCGCGGCCTCATGGAGCACGTGGGCTTCCAGCTCGAGGCCGAGATGGAGGTGGACGCGCTGGCCGGCGAGGTGGTGGCCTCGTCGCTCATCGAGGGAGTGGAGCTTGACGCGGCCAAGGTGCGCTCTTCGGTGTCGCGCCAGCTGGGGCTGGAGGAGCCCGGCGCCGTCGACGACACGCGGGATGTCGATGGCGTGGTGTCGGTCATGATGGACGCCACGCGCAACTGCGATGCGCCGCTCATGCGCGAGCGTTTGTGCGGATGGCACAACGCGCTGTTCCCCACCGGCTACAGCGGCTTGCGCAGGATCGCCGTCGCGCGCTTTCGCGAGCGCCCCATGAGCGTGGTCAGCGGCCCCGTGGGTAGGGAGAAGGTTCATTTCCGGGCGCCTGAGGCCGAGCGCGTTGGCGGCCTCATGGACGAATTTCTCGCCTGGTTCGACGTCGACTCGCCCGAGGATCCGCTGGTGAAAGCCGGCATCGCCCACCTGTGGTTCCTGACAATCCACCCCTTCGACGACGGCAACGGGCGCATCGCGCGAGCGCTCACCGAAATGCTGCTGGCGCGAGCCGACCGCAGCCCCCGGCGCTACTACAGTATGGCCCGGCATGTCCTGTCGCATCGCGAGGGGTATTACGCCGCCTTGGAGCGAGCCCAGAAGGGCACGAGCGACGCGACGGAGTGGCTCGCCTGGTTCCTCCGCGCGCTGACCGCCTCGATCGAGGAGAGCGCCTGCGCCGTGCGCGGCGCGCTCGAGCGGGAGACGTTTTGGAAGTCGCTCGAAGGAGTGCCTTTGAACGAGCGGCAGCGGAGCATGCTGAGCAGGCTGAAAGGCGGCTTCGAAGGGAAGCTCACGTCGCGGAAGTGGGCCAAGATGTGCAAGGTGTCGCCCGACACGGCGCTGCGCGACATCAACGACCTCGTGGAGAAAGGCGTCCTGGAACGCGAGGCGGGCGGCGGGCGCAGCACGTCGTACGCAGTGAGGCCTCTCAGCTGA
- a CDS encoding twin-arginine translocation signal domain-containing protein codes for MKGITRRNFLGAMGAMGAVGAMGAMAGCAPKANEAVKVAGEANAAEAPAAAPAVTGDGAEVVLSDGTVWRGTPEHIAKLGGSTMPLEELNRRRKEYVDSQVEWVNEDGSVVPVPYVKMRALIHSHGFGCGEGLNDTMFKRPMKLFTEEQVEAYLDMPWGVEFTANEFYHQSQKAGKDRTYEECKELCELFSKAGYLPYRTRTEGITYNIPGYAEGVNTYSYCDEYYADPDSFDWPLGGEGLAEDHAYAGTPVFYSVPLNKEVMAEESELLAYDDIETVIKDHDYIAVQPCSCRYYPYVMECHEKGESFPTFEDFMRGDQGDFRDSNGDRIETCFAMGDDAEYLVSLGLGRRITQEEALEILQKSRDDGFILHCLYGKEHAWVCQCNPKICGITAQWAAGAEALGGWEELQKQSAFIGRTHYTLEVSFSDCIKCGTCANRCPMEAITMDGEGGSPKVTDHLCQRCGQCAYVCPQGARKLHKRPDDEILEMPHQLEDDYNLKAAFRFEHNLVGRGTEAGAFKF; via the coding sequence ATGAAGGGGATCACTAGAAGGAACTTCCTCGGGGCGATGGGTGCCATGGGCGCTGTCGGCGCCATGGGCGCGATGGCCGGGTGCGCGCCGAAGGCGAACGAGGCGGTCAAGGTCGCCGGCGAGGCCAACGCGGCCGAGGCGCCCGCTGCCGCCCCCGCCGTCACGGGCGACGGTGCGGAGGTCGTCCTTTCCGACGGCACCGTCTGGCGCGGCACACCCGAGCACATCGCCAAGCTCGGCGGCTCCACCATGCCGCTCGAGGAGCTCAACCGCCGCCGCAAGGAGTACGTGGATTCCCAGGTCGAGTGGGTCAACGAGGACGGTTCGGTCGTCCCTGTCCCCTACGTCAAGATGCGCGCGCTCATCCACTCGCACGGCTTCGGCTGCGGCGAGGGCCTGAACGACACCATGTTCAAGCGCCCGATGAAGCTGTTCACCGAGGAGCAGGTGGAGGCCTACCTCGACATGCCGTGGGGCGTCGAATTCACGGCCAACGAGTTCTACCATCAGTCGCAGAAGGCCGGCAAGGACCGCACCTACGAGGAGTGCAAGGAGCTGTGCGAGCTGTTCAGCAAGGCCGGCTACCTGCCGTACCGCACGCGCACCGAGGGCATCACCTACAACATCCCGGGCTACGCCGAGGGCGTCAACACCTACAGCTACTGCGACGAGTACTACGCCGACCCGGATAGCTTCGATTGGCCGCTCGGCGGCGAGGGCCTGGCGGAGGACCACGCCTACGCCGGCACGCCGGTGTTCTACTCGGTGCCCTTGAACAAGGAGGTCATGGCCGAGGAGAGCGAGCTTCTGGCCTACGACGACATCGAGACCGTCATCAAGGACCACGACTACATCGCCGTGCAGCCGTGCTCGTGCCGCTACTACCCCTACGTGATGGAGTGCCACGAGAAGGGCGAGAGCTTCCCTACGTTCGAGGACTTCATGCGCGGCGACCAGGGCGACTTCCGCGACTCCAACGGCGACCGCATCGAGACGTGCTTCGCGATGGGCGACGACGCCGAGTACCTGGTGTCGCTCGGCCTCGGCCGCCGCATCACGCAGGAGGAGGCGCTCGAGATCCTGCAGAAGTCGCGCGACGACGGCTTCATCCTGCACTGCCTGTACGGCAAGGAGCACGCGTGGGTGTGCCAGTGCAACCCGAAGATCTGCGGCATCACGGCGCAGTGGGCGGCCGGTGCCGAGGCGCTCGGCGGCTGGGAGGAGCTGCAGAAGCAGTCCGCGTTCATCGGGCGCACGCACTACACGCTCGAGGTCAGCTTCAGTGACTGCATCAAGTGCGGCACCTGCGCCAACCGCTGCCCGATGGAGGCCATCACGATGGACGGCGAGGGCGGCTCGCCGAAGGTGACCGACCACCTGTGCCAGCGCTGCGGCCAGTGCGCCTACGTCTGCCCGCAGGGCGCGCGCAAGTTGCACAAGCGCCCCGACGACGAGATCCTCGAGATGCCGCATCAGCTCGAGGATGACTACAACCTCAAGGCGGCCTTCCGCTTCGAGCACAACCTCGTGGGCCGCGGCACCGAGGCCGGCGCGTTCAAGTTCTAG
- a CDS encoding dynein gamma chain protein, protein MCTNGMNVDQFGQMIDMIDDYTALGYRWAHKLAHVAGDAGNTSASEKLHAVQMLLADARALLDEAKTCAEEGATVASGATVKLV, encoded by the coding sequence ATGTGCACCAACGGAATGAACGTCGACCAGTTCGGGCAGATGATCGACATGATCGACGACTACACGGCCCTCGGCTACCGCTGGGCCCACAAGCTGGCCCACGTGGCCGGCGACGCGGGGAACACGTCCGCGTCCGAGAAGCTGCACGCCGTCCAAATGCTTTTGGCCGATGCCCGCGCGCTACTCGACGAGGCCAAGACCTGCGCCGAGGAGGGAGCCACCGTCGCCAGCGGCGCCACCGTGAAGCTGGTGTAG
- a CDS encoding LuxR C-terminal-related transcriptional regulator, with protein MFVSFVLLFAIAVAMQAGHAQGGVKFGMFIRLSIVACGAVLVALPLLFEAAPALFYPLCSALMMVGEISVIVFSIDICCEEGQPLADVFSTNYATFVGVICVAGALFWLVHTMVGGQTAWWLVAIASIWAVLSAIPFLPSRSSAAAVFALEKLPENEGYEANIALQRERMAQKYGLSAGESEVLNRLLQGLNREQIAAAMYLSPWTIKSRISSIYKKCGIHSYKELMQLASDDEA; from the coding sequence ATGTTCGTATCGTTCGTCCTGCTGTTCGCCATCGCCGTGGCCATGCAGGCGGGCCATGCGCAAGGCGGCGTGAAGTTCGGCATGTTCATCAGGCTTTCCATCGTCGCGTGCGGCGCGGTGCTCGTCGCGCTTCCACTCCTCTTTGAAGCGGCGCCCGCCCTGTTCTACCCCCTCTGCAGCGCGCTCATGATGGTAGGGGAGATATCGGTTATCGTCTTCTCCATCGACATCTGCTGCGAGGAGGGGCAGCCCCTGGCCGACGTGTTCTCGACCAACTACGCGACGTTCGTGGGCGTCATCTGCGTTGCGGGTGCGCTCTTCTGGCTGGTGCATACGATGGTGGGCGGGCAGACAGCCTGGTGGCTCGTCGCCATCGCGTCCATATGGGCCGTGCTTTCCGCCATCCCGTTTCTCCCGAGCCGCTCGAGCGCCGCCGCCGTGTTCGCGCTTGAGAAGCTCCCCGAGAACGAGGGCTACGAGGCCAACATCGCCTTGCAGCGAGAGCGCATGGCGCAGAAGTACGGCCTGAGCGCCGGTGAGTCCGAGGTGCTCAACCGCCTGCTCCAGGGCCTGAACCGCGAGCAGATAGCGGCCGCGATGTACCTCAGCCCCTGGACCATCAAGTCGCGCATCAGCTCCATCTACAAGAAGTGTGGCATCCACTCCTACAAGGAGCTCATGCAGCTCGCCTCCGACGACGAAGCCTAG
- the hypB gene encoding hydrogenase nickel incorporation protein HypB → MEETRVIEVKRSILAANDEAADAFRAARREDGTFFVDVMASPGAGKTTLLLALIEELRRRGAGEVGVIEADLESDVDALKVKEAGVASVELNTRGVCHVEMGMVEMAWEAFEGASFDWMFLENIGNLVCPAEFDTGAHARVMLLSVPEGWDKVMKYPPMFAVVDALIVTKSDYLSLNPDFDLEALKERARALNPSLEIFVTSARTGEGVGELAEWLDSLRTARLA, encoded by the coding sequence ATGGAGGAAACGCGCGTCATCGAGGTGAAGCGCAGCATCCTGGCCGCCAACGACGAGGCGGCCGACGCCTTCCGCGCCGCGCGGCGCGAGGACGGCACGTTCTTTGTGGACGTGATGGCGTCGCCGGGCGCGGGCAAGACGACGCTGCTTCTGGCGCTCATCGAGGAGCTGCGCCGCCGGGGCGCGGGCGAGGTGGGCGTGATCGAGGCCGACCTTGAGAGCGACGTGGACGCCCTCAAGGTCAAGGAGGCCGGCGTCGCGTCGGTCGAGCTCAACACGCGCGGCGTGTGCCACGTGGAGATGGGCATGGTGGAGATGGCCTGGGAGGCCTTCGAGGGCGCGTCGTTCGACTGGATGTTCTTGGAGAACATCGGCAACCTCGTGTGCCCGGCCGAGTTCGACACCGGCGCGCACGCGCGCGTGATGCTGCTCTCCGTCCCCGAGGGCTGGGACAAGGTGATGAAGTACCCGCCCATGTTCGCCGTGGTGGACGCCCTCATCGTGACGAAGAGCGACTACCTGTCGCTCAACCCCGACTTCGACCTCGAGGCGCTGAAGGAGCGCGCGCGGGCGTTGAATCCCAGCCTGGAGATCTTCGTGACGAGCGCCCGCACGGGCGAGGGCGTGGGCGAGCTGGCCGAATGGCTCGACAGCCTGCGCACCGCCCGCCTGGCGTAA
- a CDS encoding LuxR C-terminal-related transcriptional regulator — protein MWIAWVTLIYSTDILAPDAGDANRATSLAFVLSTLALSACLMVASAAPVWVQSHLLGKAQAAVASCVGALSTLAVLRADVVPGPVFCIAALLTGFATALVALRAAELFSEIDAKNMLVGMCASLILGILVYSFAIMMLMCGLKGASVLTAVLLLPLSACFLFMGEAGSEEGEVAVEPLRCPRSFWRLIAYVVVLVFLLSITRGYYPNLIDAGEFATSRSVVAMGLILAAAAIAALVAAMPRDASFGTLCYALFSASVAAVLLLSLLNVDATTMGNVSSVLFGITLVCLWGLLCCASFRSGASAVRVVGMGFGAACVGTAAGFATGALLHEAGSGALLSVTVASLVACVLAALFLLRREDIYALMRPYPENGEGFDAEPPEAMPSRSEAPGIVNNAEAPALDDYRLSLQRLCARVALEYGLSPREADVLPLLASGKDARAMADELFVSFNTVRTHIKKIYMKLDVHSRHELMELVEREMERAKQR, from the coding sequence TTGTGGATCGCGTGGGTCACCCTGATCTACAGCACTGACATCCTGGCTCCCGACGCGGGAGACGCGAACCGGGCCACATCGCTCGCGTTCGTCTTGTCCACGCTCGCCCTGTCGGCATGCTTAATGGTCGCGAGCGCTGCTCCCGTCTGGGTCCAGTCGCATCTTCTCGGCAAGGCTCAGGCTGCGGTCGCATCGTGCGTAGGGGCCCTGTCCACCCTCGCCGTCTTGCGGGCCGACGTGGTTCCCGGCCCGGTGTTCTGCATCGCCGCTCTGCTCACGGGTTTTGCGACGGCGCTCGTCGCTTTGCGGGCGGCGGAGCTGTTCTCCGAGATAGACGCCAAGAACATGCTGGTGGGCATGTGCGCCTCCCTTATCCTGGGCATTCTCGTGTACTCCTTCGCCATCATGATGCTCATGTGCGGGCTGAAGGGAGCCTCCGTTCTTACTGCGGTGCTGCTCCTGCCTCTGTCGGCGTGCTTCCTCTTCATGGGCGAAGCCGGCTCGGAGGAGGGCGAAGTCGCCGTCGAGCCCTTGCGCTGCCCCCGCTCGTTCTGGCGACTGATCGCCTACGTGGTCGTGCTTGTCTTCTTGCTGAGCATCACGCGGGGGTATTATCCGAACCTCATCGATGCCGGCGAATTCGCGACTTCCCGAAGCGTCGTGGCGATGGGCTTGATCTTAGCCGCCGCCGCCATCGCCGCGTTGGTGGCGGCCATGCCCCGGGACGCGTCGTTCGGCACGCTGTGCTACGCGCTCTTCTCCGCCTCGGTCGCGGCGGTCCTGCTCCTCTCTCTTTTGAACGTCGACGCGACCACCATGGGCAACGTGTCGTCGGTTCTGTTCGGCATCACGCTCGTGTGCCTGTGGGGTCTGCTCTGCTGCGCGTCGTTCCGCTCGGGGGCGTCCGCTGTGCGGGTGGTTGGCATGGGGTTCGGTGCGGCCTGCGTCGGAACCGCCGCGGGGTTCGCGACGGGTGCTTTGCTGCACGAAGCTGGATCGGGCGCCCTGCTCTCCGTGACCGTAGCCTCCCTCGTGGCGTGCGTCCTGGCGGCATTGTTCCTGCTTCGGCGGGAGGATATCTATGCGCTCATGAGGCCGTATCCCGAGAATGGCGAGGGGTTCGATGCCGAGCCCCCTGAGGCGATGCCCTCTCGCAGCGAAGCGCCCGGCATCGTCAACAATGCCGAAGCTCCGGCGTTGGATGATTACCGGTTGTCCCTGCAGCGTCTCTGCGCGCGCGTGGCCTTGGAGTACGGGCTGTCCCCTCGCGAGGCCGACGTCCTTCCGCTGCTGGCGTCGGGCAAGGATGCGAGGGCCATGGCAGACGAGCTGTTCGTGTCCTTCAACACCGTGCGCACGCACATCAAGAAGATCTACATGAAGCTGGACGTTCACAGCCGCCACGAGCTCATGGAGCTCGTGGAGCGCGAAATGGAGCGTGCGAAGCAGCGATAA